The Xenopus laevis strain J_2021 chromosome 5L, Xenopus_laevis_v10.1, whole genome shotgun sequence genome has a segment encoding these proteins:
- the LOC121393699 gene encoding transmembrane protein 244-like isoform X2, whose product MEAQGKRCKKAIFIQIYIMGLPLSLPLHLSQNNFQIVLQNLLICAAVFYTVFYLLHIICFIALGLDSFDELGPFDFKENPSWLNKKYLANLISLEVTFTICGLIFALLVEEWIWDYACTITLIHVIITSLVKMEFPLEAHWWTSLGIGLTAMICEGQILAYLLFRHNFIYPVLDDF is encoded by the exons ATGgaggctcaagggaaaagatgtaaaaaggcaatatttattcaaatctaCATTATGGGACTACCCTTATCTCTTCCACTGCATCTGTCCCAGAACAACTTTCAG ATTGTTCTTCAGAACCTTCTCATTTGTGCTGCAGTTTTCTACACAGTGTTCTACTTATTACATATCATTTGTTTCATAGCACTCGG TTTGGACAGCTTTGATGAACTAGGGCCTTTTGATTTTAAAGAAAATCCATCTTGGCTAAACAAAAAATACCTTG CTAATTTAATTTCTCTTGAGGTTACCTTTACAATTTGTGGTCTTATCTTTGCATTGCTTGTGGAAGAATGGATATGGGATTATGCTTGTACAATTACTTTGATCCATGTTATCATAACCTCACTAG TTAAGATGGAGTTTCCTCTTGAGGCCCATTGGTGGACATCTctag GTATTGGTTTAACAGCAATGATTTGTGAAGGACAAATCCTGGCCTACCTGCTGTTCAGACACAACTTTATCTATCCAGTCCTTGATGATTTCTAA
- the LOC121393699 gene encoding transmembrane protein 244-like isoform X1, giving the protein METGARGSRSRKLRVVGGSLETARVLCYCTALIFQLYLSSENVHMALKIKVLETKIVLQNLLICAAVFYTVFYLLHIICFIALGLDSFDELGPFDFKENPSWLNKKYLANLISLEVTFTICGLIFALLVEEWIWDYACTITLIHVIITSLVKMEFPLEAHWWTSLGIGLTAMICEGQILAYLLFRHNFIYPVLDDF; this is encoded by the exons ATGGAAACAGGTGCCCGAGGATCCAGGAGCAGGAAGCTGCGAGTTGTAGGAG GTTCGCTTGAAACAGCTAGAGTGCTTTGCTACTGCACCGCGTTGATATTCCAACTATACCTTTCTTCTGAGAATGTTCATATGGCTCTCAAGATCAAAGTATTAGAGACAAAG ATTGTTCTTCAGAACCTTCTCATTTGTGCTGCAGTTTTCTACACAGTGTTCTACTTATTACATATCATTTGTTTCATAGCACTCGG TTTGGACAGCTTTGATGAACTAGGGCCTTTTGATTTTAAAGAAAATCCATCTTGGCTAAACAAAAAATACCTTG CTAATTTAATTTCTCTTGAGGTTACCTTTACAATTTGTGGTCTTATCTTTGCATTGCTTGTGGAAGAATGGATATGGGATTATGCTTGTACAATTACTTTGATCCATGTTATCATAACCTCACTAG TTAAGATGGAGTTTCCTCTTGAGGCCCATTGGTGGACATCTctag GTATTGGTTTAACAGCAATGATTTGTGAAGGACAAATCCTGGCCTACCTGCTGTTCAGACACAACTTTATCTATCCAGTCCTTGATGATTTCTAA